In one Methanobrevibacter arboriphilus genomic region, the following are encoded:
- a CDS encoding acetate uptake transporter translates to MASENTFANPAPLGFFGFGATTILLSLHNAGIVDLSTVILAAAVCLGGFAQIIAGIFEMKFKNTFGATVFISFGFLWLSFAMIWLLPGIGNIQPADPISMGVLLFIFGCFTSLMFISSLKHTKILQILFILVSILFFLLAIADITGITILKIIGGYVGILLGIASIYGCVGQIINNDWEKDIFKL, encoded by the coding sequence ATGGCATCAGAAAATACATTTGCTAATCCAGCCCCCTTAGGATTTTTTGGGTTTGGAGCCACGACGATATTACTCAGTTTACATAATGCAGGAATTGTAGATTTATCAACAGTTATTCTTGCAGCGGCAGTTTGTTTAGGAGGTTTCGCACAAATCATAGCAGGAATTTTTGAAATGAAATTTAAAAATACCTTCGGAGCTACAGTTTTCATTTCATTTGGATTTTTATGGCTTTCATTTGCGATGATCTGGTTATTACCAGGTATTGGAAATATTCAACCAGCTGATCCTATTTCTATGGGTGTACTTTTATTTATTTTTGGTTGTTTTACAAGTCTTATGTTTATAAGCTCATTGAAACATACAAAGATTCTTCAAATTTTATTTATCCTAGTTTCAATCTTGTTCTTTTTGTTAGCTATAGCTGATATTACAGGAATAACTATTTTAAAAATAATTGGAGGATATGTTGGAATATTATTAGGTATAGCATCTATTTATGGCTGTGTTGGGCAAATTATTAACAATGATTGGGAAAAAGATATTTTTAAATTATAA
- a CDS encoding acyltransferase family protein: MRKYYLDVLRLLAIFLVIILHIFLIYSTLPYYIKQGNNDFLTYVIILSLVWLMPLLFTIAGITSFYSLRKRSIGEYLKERVQRLLIPFIAAMFLLNPILSFYGLKFHENIQINYLEFYPLFFKVTDLTGYDGGLTLGPAWFILFLFIVSCLAVPIILLLRKYKIDLSNKDFSIFTIILLGIIPVILYPILSSGEGKSIGMSFAFFLLGYYVLSNDNVMMKLEKNKWLLGILTLLLTVVFLVGAIYFGSIFGPISFYYQAFYGWVCILLLLTIGKIFLNKTSNILQYLSESSFTIYIFHESILVAVAFYIIQITSNIYIQMILIFILTVSLSIGFYALCQRFKLTRFIFGIK, translated from the coding sequence ATGAGGAAATATTATCTTGATGTTTTAAGACTTTTAGCAATTTTTTTAGTGATCATTCTACATATCTTTTTAATTTATTCTACTTTACCCTATTATATAAAACAGGGGAACAATGACTTTTTAACTTATGTCATTATACTATCTTTAGTTTGGTTAATGCCCTTATTATTTACTATTGCAGGAATTACATCTTTTTATTCTTTGAGAAAAAGAAGTATTGGAGAATATCTTAAAGAAAGAGTTCAAAGATTGTTAATTCCATTCATAGCGGCAATGTTTCTTTTAAATCCAATTTTATCTTTTTATGGGCTGAAATTTCATGAAAATATTCAAATTAACTATTTAGAGTTTTATCCTCTTTTTTTTAAGGTTACAGATCTTACAGGATATGATGGTGGTTTAACTCTTGGACCAGCATGGTTTATTTTGTTTTTATTTATAGTTTCATGTTTAGCTGTACCAATTATTCTGTTATTAAGAAAATATAAGATTGATTTAAGTAATAAGGACTTTTCAATTTTTACAATAATTTTATTAGGTATAATTCCGGTTATTTTGTATCCTATACTTAGTAGTGGAGAGGGCAAAAGTATTGGAATGTCTTTTGCTTTCTTTTTATTGGGGTATTATGTTTTGTCAAATGATAATGTTATGATGAAACTTGAAAAAAATAAGTGGTTATTAGGAATATTAACTTTACTATTGACAGTTGTTTTCCTTGTTGGAGCTATATATTTCGGAAGTATTTTTGGACCTATATCCTTTTATTACCAAGCATTTTATGGCTGGGTTTGCATTCTTTTATTATTAACAATAGGTAAAATATTTTTAAATAAAACAAGTAATATCCTTCAATATTTATCTGAATCATCCTTTACAATATATATCTTTCATGAATCAATACTTGTTGCAGTTGCCTTTTATATAATACAAATAACTTCAAATATTTATATTCAGATGATATTAATATTTATATTAACTGTATCACTATCTATTGGTTTTTATGCCTTATGTCAACGGTTTAAGTTAACTAGATTTATTTTTGGAATAAAATAA
- a CDS encoding DUF4013 domain-containing protein produces MKIVEIFKDGLTYPSNNWQNVLILGLLTIIANIVLVIPAIGISLNSIGFTGIVLTIVSIISFIINLIIMGYGFSIIKNTVNNMDTIPSFEIGNDILNGLKILIISIVYYIIPVIITILVAIASGAFNNLAQIIALSGGAVSNELAFNLFASFFAVMIVGIILLIITTLIITIGIARFAEKGNMGAAFEFGEIFNTIKKIGWGNYIVWYILLFIILFIVGFIMGIINLIPFIGFIITLLVINPYLVMFSSRATGLIYNEKNS; encoded by the coding sequence ATGAAAATCGTAGAAATTTTTAAAGATGGATTAACATATCCATCAAATAATTGGCAAAATGTATTAATCTTAGGATTATTGACTATAATAGCTAATATCGTTTTAGTTATTCCTGCTATTGGAATAAGCTTAAATAGTATTGGTTTCACTGGAATAGTACTTACTATAGTTTCTATTATAAGTTTTATAATAAATTTAATTATAATGGGATATGGTTTTAGTATAATTAAGAATACTGTCAATAATATGGACACAATTCCATCGTTTGAAATTGGCAATGATATTTTGAATGGGCTAAAAATTTTAATTATTTCAATAGTATATTACATAATACCAGTTATAATAACTATATTAGTAGCTATCGCAAGCGGAGCATTCAATAATTTAGCTCAAATAATAGCTCTCAGTGGAGGAGCTGTTTCAAATGAATTAGCGTTTAACTTATTTGCTTCATTTTTCGCAGTAATGATTGTGGGAATTATTTTATTAATCATAACAACATTGATTATAACTATTGGTATTGCTAGATTTGCAGAAAAAGGAAATATGGGTGCTGCATTTGAATTTGGTGAAATATTCAATACAATTAAAAAGATTGGATGGGGAAATTATATTGTATGGTATATTTTATTGTTCATAATATTATTTATCGTTGGATTTATTATGGGAATAATCAATTTAATACCATTCATAGGATTTATAATTACTTTATTAGTTATCAACCCATATCTTGTTATGTTCTCTTCAAGAGCGACTGGATTAATCTATAATGAAAAAAATAGCTAA
- a CDS encoding winged helix-turn-helix domain-containing protein — MGNNTTNEKKIKKRIEKVNDLSIHDDYEAIAEMKDMIRDIQKDMKNMIEKSNEKYLNLMYSNLKNEFIGSMNGYMIDKMDPELEKRMVNHCDMKQQCKNVFKKYLKKHTIDLNPKNLTPEKIGEIKTELEDLRKVSKKEECDVCFNEVSNIFENQINLIKSFKIYDNQKEEDQKKISEINEQKIVKGFLDPISHEKRLKILKSIALEPQSFSSLSNITNLKGGNLIFHINKLIENDLIFQKQDHGEYILTTKGFKTIQLVLNINS, encoded by the coding sequence ATGGGGAATAATACTACTAATGAAAAAAAAATTAAAAAAAGAATAGAAAAAGTAAATGATTTGAGTATTCATGACGATTATGAAGCAATAGCTGAAATGAAAGATATGATTAGAGACATTCAAAAAGATATGAAGAATATGATTGAAAAGTCTAATGAAAAATATTTAAATTTAATGTATTCAAACCTCAAAAATGAATTCATTGGATCTATGAATGGATATATGATAGATAAAATGGATCCTGAATTAGAAAAAAGAATGGTTAATCATTGTGATATGAAACAACAATGTAAAAATGTATTTAAAAAATATTTAAAAAAGCATACTATCGATTTAAATCCAAAAAATCTAACACCAGAAAAAATAGGTGAAATTAAAACAGAATTAGAAGATTTAAGAAAAGTTAGTAAAAAAGAAGAGTGTGATGTGTGTTTTAATGAAGTTTCTAACATATTTGAAAATCAAATAAACTTAATTAAATCATTCAAGATTTATGATAATCAAAAAGAAGAAGATCAAAAGAAAATATCTGAAATTAATGAACAAAAGATTGTTAAAGGTTTTTTAGATCCTATATCTCATGAAAAACGGTTGAAAATATTAAAATCAATAGCTCTCGAGCCACAGAGTTTTTCATCCCTTTCTAATATAACCAATTTGAAAGGAGGAAATCTTATATTCCACATAAACAAGCTAATAGAAAATGATTTAATATTTCAAAAACAAGACCATGGAGAATATATACTAACAACAAAAGGATTTAAAACTATACAGCTTGTTTTAAACATAAACAGCTGA
- a CDS encoding ArsR/SmtB family transcription factor produces MSNQGCEIKSIREDLIAEVTKKMSSDNTYHDISNLFKLLGDYNRIRILCALSYQELCVCELSLLLDISQSAISHQLRLLRHKDIVKFRKENKQTFYSLQNDEIISIIRKANEYGF; encoded by the coding sequence ATGTCAAATCAAGGTTGTGAAATTAAAAGTATTAGAGAAGATCTTATTGCTGAAGTAACAAAGAAAATGTCAAGCGATAATACATATCATGACATATCTAACCTATTTAAACTGCTTGGAGACTATAATAGGATAAGAATACTCTGCGCACTTAGTTATCAAGAACTTTGTGTATGTGAACTATCTTTACTATTAGATATAAGTCAATCAGCTATTTCACACCAATTAAGACTACTTAGACATAAAGACATCGTTAAATTTAGAAAAGAAAATAAACAAACTTTTTATTCATTGCAAAATGATGAAATTATCTCAATAATAAGAAAGGCGAATGAATATGGATTCTAA